One uncultured Fibrobacter sp. DNA window includes the following coding sequences:
- a CDS encoding ATP-dependent Clp protease proteolytic subunit translates to MIIPTVIETTGRGERAYDIYSRLLKERIIFLGTPINDEVANNVMAQLIFLEYENPEKDITLYINSPGGYVSAGLAIYDTMQHVRPNIATICIGSCASMAAVLLAAGTKGKRYALPHSRIMLHQPSGAATGQSSDIQITAKEIVRTKDTLTEIVAKHTGRSIDEVRTKTDRDFYMGPEEAMQFGVIDEVFVPRKEGI, encoded by the coding sequence ATGATCATCCCTACCGTCATTGAGACCACCGGGCGTGGTGAGCGCGCCTACGACATCTATTCGCGCCTGTTGAAGGAGCGCATCATCTTCCTGGGTACCCCCATTAACGATGAGGTCGCCAACAACGTCATGGCACAGCTGATTTTCCTGGAATACGAAAACCCGGAAAAGGACATCACGCTGTACATCAACAGCCCGGGTGGTTACGTGTCGGCGGGGCTTGCCATTTACGACACCATGCAGCACGTGCGTCCGAACATCGCGACCATCTGCATCGGCAGTTGCGCCTCGATGGCGGCTGTGCTCCTCGCGGCCGGGACCAAGGGCAAGCGCTATGCGCTCCCGCATTCCCGCATCATGCTGCACCAGCCGTCCGGTGCCGCCACCGGCCAGTCCAGCGACATCCAGATTACGGCGAAGGAAATCGTGCGTACAAAGGATACTCTTACCGAGATCGTCGCGAAGCACACGGGCAGGAGCATCGACGAAGTGCGCACCAAGACGGACCGCGATTTCTACATGGGCCCCGAAGAGGCCATGCAGTTTGGTGTCATAGACGAAGTTTTCGTTCCGCGTAAAGAAGGAATCTGA
- the clpX gene encoding ATP-dependent Clp protease ATP-binding subunit ClpX has translation MYRNGKNHPRVTCSFCGKPAEQVEKMITGAGVHICNDCVTMCYRILEEDLARGKQKEPITVEKKPLPLPTEIKAHLDDFVIGQEQAKKALSVAVYNHYKRLRYKQEHSSVKGDVEVDKSNLLLVGPTGSGKTLLAQTLARFLDVPFTIADATVLTEAGYVGEDVENILVRLLQAADYDVARAESGIIFIDEIDKIARKTANPSITRDVSGEGVQQGLLKILEGTVAAVPPKGGRKHPEQALVQINTRNILFICGGAFETLDKIIAHRVNKGGMGFGADIRSSEDNTLTELFKQLEPDDLIQFGLIPEIVGRLPIAVALEELDEDAMLNILTQPKNALVKQFKSLFAMDGIELEFSPDALKEIVRETMARKTGARGLRSVMEKALQQAMFELPGSGTKKLELTAEMIRKGLNTITAEKKKPTKKLGKSVA, from the coding sequence ATGTATCGTAATGGGAAGAACCATCCTCGTGTGACATGTAGCTTCTGCGGCAAGCCTGCAGAGCAGGTCGAAAAAATGATTACGGGTGCGGGCGTGCATATCTGCAACGACTGCGTGACGATGTGTTACCGTATTCTCGAGGAGGATCTCGCCCGCGGCAAGCAGAAAGAGCCTATAACCGTCGAGAAAAAGCCGCTCCCGCTCCCGACCGAAATCAAGGCCCACTTGGACGATTTTGTCATCGGTCAGGAACAGGCCAAGAAGGCGCTTTCTGTGGCGGTGTACAACCATTACAAGCGCCTGCGTTACAAGCAGGAACACAGCTCCGTGAAGGGCGATGTCGAAGTCGACAAGTCCAACTTGCTCCTTGTGGGGCCGACCGGTTCGGGCAAGACGCTTCTGGCCCAGACGCTCGCCAGGTTCCTGGACGTGCCTTTCACCATTGCCGACGCGACTGTCTTGACTGAGGCTGGTTACGTGGGCGAAGACGTCGAAAATATTCTCGTTCGCTTGCTCCAGGCCGCCGACTACGATGTCGCCCGCGCCGAAAGCGGCATCATCTTCATCGACGAAATCGACAAGATCGCGAGGAAGACCGCGAACCCTTCCATCACGCGCGACGTGAGCGGCGAAGGCGTGCAGCAGGGCCTTCTCAAGATTCTCGAGGGTACCGTGGCCGCGGTCCCGCCCAAGGGCGGACGCAAGCACCCGGAACAGGCCCTCGTGCAAATCAACACGCGCAATATCCTCTTCATTTGCGGTGGCGCCTTCGAGACGCTCGACAAGATTATCGCACACCGCGTGAACAAGGGCGGCATGGGTTTTGGCGCCGACATCCGTTCCTCCGAGGACAACACCCTCACGGAACTCTTCAAGCAGCTTGAACCCGATGACCTGATCCAGTTCGGGCTCATTCCCGAAATTGTGGGCCGCTTGCCGATTGCTGTCGCCCTCGAAGAACTCGACGAAGACGCAATGCTCAACATCCTCACGCAGCCGAAGAACGCGCTCGTGAAGCAGTTCAAGAGTTTGTTCGCCATGGACGGTATCGAGCTGGAATTCAGCCCGGATGCCCTCAAGGAAATTGTCCGCGAAACCATGGCGCGCAAGACCGGTGCCCGTGGGCTCCGCTCCGTGATGGAGAAGGCTTTGCAGCAGGCGATGTTCGAACTGCCCGGCTCCGGGACCAAGAAACTCGAGCTCACCGCCGAGATGATCCGCAAGGGTCTCAACACGATAACGGCAGAAAAAAAGAAGCCGACAAAAAAGCTGGGCAAGAGCGTCGCCTAA
- the tig gene encoding trigger factor: MSVEIKETSATVRTIEIAIPQDDLKAPFEKKLSQYKKQVALKGFRQGQVPKNMILKQFGESIRHEVVDEVINKLIQDELKKANIIPAGPMKGVDFKDDKVADIQIKVEVEVDPEIDIKGYADLGITVPEVAVHEEEVKAEYDRLIQMWSKDEHVDREAKKGDVVVGNYVEVVIDGEKQELPENKEFRSLLGESASPGFDEGLVGSKAGEAKEINFKYPDDHKDERYRGKTAQFKVEVTDIREIVPPKMDEEFCKQIGVKDEDDLKNNLAEGLAAQKKDAAKTKAINEAIDKLIESNPFEVPQCRIVDLIRWTINRNVQDEKDRVEPTEEQIQQLSPEAVHEIKKHRILEFVAAKEKIRPTQAVVDARLKEMANAYHVDFETLKGHFRQSGRINQLRDELRFQMAADFLVGIRPAAEESKESK, translated from the coding sequence ATGTCCGTTGAAATCAAAGAAACCAGTGCCACCGTGCGCACCATTGAAATTGCCATCCCTCAGGACGATCTGAAGGCGCCTTTCGAAAAGAAGCTCTCCCAGTACAAGAAGCAGGTCGCTCTCAAGGGTTTCCGCCAGGGCCAGGTGCCGAAAAACATGATTTTGAAGCAGTTCGGCGAATCCATCCGTCATGAGGTGGTGGACGAAGTCATCAACAAGCTCATCCAGGACGAACTCAAGAAGGCGAACATCATCCCGGCCGGCCCGATGAAGGGCGTGGACTTCAAGGACGACAAGGTCGCCGACATCCAGATCAAGGTCGAAGTCGAAGTCGACCCGGAAATCGACATCAAGGGCTACGCCGACCTCGGCATCACGGTCCCCGAAGTCGCCGTCCACGAAGAAGAAGTGAAGGCCGAATACGACCGCCTCATCCAGATGTGGAGCAAGGACGAACATGTCGACCGCGAAGCCAAGAAGGGCGACGTGGTTGTCGGTAACTATGTCGAAGTCGTCATTGACGGCGAAAAGCAGGAACTCCCGGAAAACAAGGAATTCCGCAGCCTCCTCGGCGAATCCGCTTCTCCGGGATTCGACGAAGGCCTCGTGGGCTCGAAGGCCGGCGAAGCCAAGGAAATCAACTTCAAGTACCCCGATGACCACAAGGACGAACGCTACCGTGGCAAGACTGCCCAGTTCAAGGTCGAAGTCACCGACATCCGCGAAATCGTTCCGCCCAAGATGGACGAAGAATTCTGCAAGCAGATCGGCGTGAAGGACGAAGACGACCTGAAGAACAACCTGGCCGAAGGCCTCGCCGCCCAGAAGAAGGACGCCGCCAAGACGAAGGCTATCAACGAGGCTATCGACAAGCTCATCGAAAGCAATCCGTTCGAAGTCCCGCAGTGCCGCATCGTCGACCTCATCCGTTGGACCATCAACCGTAACGTGCAAGACGAGAAGGACCGCGTGGAGCCGACTGAAGAACAGATTCAGCAGCTCTCTCCGGAAGCCGTCCACGAAATCAAGAAGCACCGCATCCTCGAGTTCGTCGCGGCAAAGGAAAAGATCCGCCCGACGCAGGCTGTTGTCGACGCCCGCCTCAAGGAAATGGCGAACGCCTACCATGTTGACTTTGAAACCCTGAAGGGCCACTTCCGCCAGTCCGGCCGCATCAACCAGCTCCGCGACGAGTTGCGCTTCCAGATGGCTGCCGACTTCCTCGTGGGTATCCGTCCGGCTGCCGAAGAATCCAAGGAATCCAAGTAA
- a CDS encoding polysaccharide biosynthesis/export family protein, translated as MPHFLAIVLFFCGISLAQSSLFGGGASLLSGEQSIPSRSATVLQPAYSEVQVDSSYVLGPGDFLDIMLENKYLTVQIYPDGSVAIEECGAVVVGGKTVAEARQLILDLVGKRYKREYCFVQLSSLKRFRVTIMGAVNQIGQHTVEAQTRLSYFIRQVGGTLTNANTEDILVLRGKDTIHVDYHKLSVEGDFSADVMLEQGDRIYVPFNDVGEVVTLIFPHIRTTVPYKQGRSLQDYYNLSGVERTQNYGYKAICIKDPGKDPRWAPLADMANVYPEKNAEVEFHLNQRFVYVGGAISRMGQFDYNPSWHALDYIAAAGMNTMTGSWDQVRVWRGNQPKAITVKVAEDPILPGDYIEIPKSRYESFKDFTLFLASLLSVVSAAFVIYTSLNNDN; from the coding sequence TGCGAGTTTGCTTTCTGGCGAGCAGTCCATCCCTTCGCGTAGCGCCACCGTACTTCAGCCCGCCTATTCCGAAGTCCAGGTGGATTCTTCGTATGTGTTGGGCCCTGGCGACTTCCTCGATATCATGCTCGAGAACAAGTACCTCACGGTCCAGATTTATCCGGACGGCTCCGTGGCTATCGAGGAGTGCGGCGCGGTGGTCGTGGGCGGGAAGACTGTGGCCGAGGCCCGCCAGCTTATCCTCGACCTTGTGGGCAAGCGCTACAAGCGCGAGTATTGTTTTGTCCAGCTATCCTCTCTCAAGCGCTTCCGCGTCACTATCATGGGCGCAGTCAACCAGATTGGCCAGCATACGGTAGAGGCGCAGACGAGGCTCAGTTACTTTATCCGCCAGGTGGGTGGCACTCTGACCAATGCGAATACCGAAGACATCCTGGTGCTGCGCGGCAAGGACACGATTCACGTGGATTACCACAAGCTCTCGGTCGAGGGCGATTTCAGTGCCGACGTGATGCTGGAACAGGGCGACAGGATTTACGTGCCGTTCAACGATGTGGGCGAGGTCGTCACGCTCATCTTCCCGCACATCCGCACGACAGTGCCGTACAAGCAGGGACGCTCTCTGCAGGATTATTACAATCTCTCTGGAGTGGAGCGTACGCAGAATTACGGGTACAAGGCCATCTGCATCAAGGACCCAGGCAAGGATCCGCGCTGGGCGCCGCTAGCCGACATGGCCAATGTCTACCCCGAGAAGAATGCCGAAGTGGAATTCCATTTGAACCAGAGGTTCGTGTATGTGGGTGGTGCCATCTCGCGTATGGGGCAGTTCGACTATAACCCTTCCTGGCATGCGCTTGACTATATCGCCGCCGCGGGCATGAATACGATGACAGGTTCTTGGGACCAGGTCCGCGTGTGGCGCGGCAACCAGCCCAAGGCCATTACCGTGAAGGTCGCCGAAGACCCGATTCTCCCGGGTGACTATATCGAGATCCCGAAGAGCCGCTATGAATCGTTCAAGGATTTTACCTTGTTCCTCGCATCGCTTCTCTCGGTTGTCTCGGCAGCCTTCGTCATTTACACCAGCCTTAATAATGATAACTAG
- the lon gene encoding endopeptidase La translates to MSFDFSKTYPLLPLRDAVVFPMTTRRILIGRDISLRALDQAESAGTEIVLVSQRNIEQEVLENPMLDLYSVGVAARIDSVTPFPNGCVKAVLEGVQIVDLRSINTSDGYMQVTVSERKNSIKLTDKSSRFAEVLAQFKAYSLKHNIADGMMDALFAMDSQVNTLYGIIPFLQISLSERQNLLECNSIDDLANHIVALMQVMDENENVLVRVQQNVRQKMAQQQKEWFITEQIRQLQDELDGDSAGASEPDQLLKKIKAKKFSPAIAEKLEDEIERMRMMQPTSPEYAVSRNYVDWFLNLPYGVYTDTVLNMKKVKSELDSKHFGLDKVKERIMEYVAVLKLTGTERRSPILCLVGPPGVGKTTLVESIANAMQRNFVRITLGGVRDEAEIRGHRRTYIGAMPGRFIHALRRAKCMNPIILLDEIDKMASDFRGDPASAMLEVLDPEQNHDFTDHFMEVGLDLSRVLFIATANSESEIPEALRDRLEIVRLPGYYPHEKLQIASKYLLPRICERTGVKLDEQVSFDEKMVTEVMRGWTREAGVRELERTLENVVRHRAKEIVMGKKFKPEITEKQLQEYLGAPRFLDSQLPEPGRPGIVTGLAWTSVGGEILPIECMLLSGKGQIIMTGKLGDVMKESAQIAVSLVRERLHRFGIDPAIVKKTDIHIHVPEGAVPKDGPSAGIALTLCLLSAFTKIPVPPDIAFTGEVSLTGACLAIGGLNEKALAALQAGVKTLRLPAQNKKDVDELPAPAKKGLKIFTHKHIDEIVKILFVQKKAK, encoded by the coding sequence TTGAGCTTTGACTTTTCCAAGACATACCCCCTGCTTCCGCTGCGCGATGCCGTCGTCTTTCCGATGACGACCCGTCGAATCCTCATAGGTCGCGACATCTCGCTGCGTGCCCTCGACCAGGCTGAATCTGCGGGTACGGAAATAGTCCTTGTCTCGCAGAGGAACATCGAACAGGAAGTCCTCGAAAACCCGATGCTGGACCTTTACAGCGTGGGTGTGGCCGCCCGGATTGACAGCGTCACGCCGTTCCCCAACGGTTGCGTGAAGGCTGTGCTGGAAGGCGTACAGATTGTGGACCTCCGTTCCATCAATACAAGCGACGGCTACATGCAGGTGACGGTGAGCGAGCGCAAGAACTCCATCAAGCTCACCGACAAGAGCAGCCGTTTTGCCGAGGTCCTTGCCCAGTTCAAGGCTTATTCTCTCAAGCACAACATTGCCGACGGCATGATGGATGCGCTGTTCGCCATGGACAGCCAGGTCAATACGCTTTACGGCATTATCCCCTTCCTCCAGATTTCTTTGAGCGAGCGCCAGAATCTTTTGGAATGCAATTCCATCGACGATCTGGCCAACCACATTGTCGCGCTCATGCAGGTGATGGACGAGAACGAGAACGTGCTCGTGCGCGTGCAGCAGAACGTGCGCCAGAAGATGGCCCAGCAGCAGAAGGAATGGTTCATCACCGAACAGATCCGCCAGTTGCAAGACGAACTGGATGGTGACAGCGCGGGGGCTTCGGAACCCGACCAGTTGCTGAAGAAAATCAAGGCGAAAAAATTTAGCCCCGCCATTGCCGAGAAGCTCGAAGACGAAATTGAACGCATGCGCATGATGCAGCCGACCTCGCCCGAATATGCGGTGAGCCGCAACTATGTCGACTGGTTCTTGAACTTGCCTTATGGCGTGTACACCGACACCGTGCTCAACATGAAGAAGGTGAAGAGTGAACTCGATTCCAAGCACTTCGGGCTCGATAAGGTGAAGGAACGCATCATGGAGTACGTCGCGGTGCTTAAGCTCACCGGGACGGAACGCCGTTCGCCGATTCTGTGCCTCGTGGGCCCTCCGGGCGTGGGCAAGACAACGCTTGTGGAATCCATCGCGAACGCCATGCAGCGTAACTTTGTCCGCATTACGCTTGGTGGCGTGCGTGACGAAGCCGAAATCCGCGGCCACCGCCGTACCTACATTGGTGCAATGCCGGGCCGCTTTATCCATGCGCTGCGCCGTGCCAAGTGCATGAACCCGATTATCCTCTTGGACGAAATCGACAAGATGGCAAGCGACTTCCGTGGCGACCCCGCGAGCGCGATGCTCGAGGTGCTGGACCCGGAACAGAACCACGACTTTACCGACCACTTCATGGAAGTGGGGCTCGACCTCAGCCGCGTGCTGTTTATCGCGACGGCGAACAGCGAGAGCGAAATCCCCGAGGCGCTGCGCGACAGGCTTGAAATTGTGCGTTTGCCCGGCTACTATCCGCACGAAAAGTTGCAGATTGCAAGCAAGTACCTGTTGCCGCGCATCTGCGAACGCACGGGCGTGAAGCTCGATGAACAGGTTTCCTTCGACGAAAAGATGGTGACCGAAGTGATGCGGGGCTGGACCCGCGAAGCGGGCGTGCGCGAATTGGAGCGCACCCTCGAGAACGTCGTGCGCCACCGTGCGAAAGAAATCGTGATGGGCAAAAAGTTCAAGCCCGAAATTACGGAAAAGCAGTTGCAAGAGTATTTGGGGGCGCCGAGGTTCCTCGATAGCCAGCTCCCGGAACCGGGAAGGCCGGGCATTGTGACTGGCCTAGCCTGGACGAGCGTGGGCGGCGAAATTCTCCCCATCGAATGTATGCTCTTGAGTGGCAAGGGCCAGATTATCATGACGGGTAAGCTTGGCGACGTGATGAAGGAATCCGCCCAGATTGCGGTCAGCCTCGTCCGCGAACGCTTGCACCGTTTCGGCATCGACCCCGCCATCGTGAAAAAGACGGACATCCATATCCACGTGCCCGAAGGTGCCGTGCCGAAGGACGGTCCTTCTGCGGGTATCGCCCTCACGCTGTGCTTGCTCTCTGCGTTCACCAAGATTCCGGTGCCGCCAGACATCGCGTTTACCGGCGAAGTGAGCCTCACGGGCGCTTGCCTTGCGATTGGCGGCCTCAACGAGAAGGCTTTGGCTGCACTCCAGGCCGGCGTGAAGACGCTTCGCCTCCCGGCCCAGAACAAGAAGGACGTGGACGAACTCCCGGCACCTGCGAAGAAGGGCCTCAAGATCTTTACGCACAAGCACATCGACGAAATCGTGAAGATTTTGTTTGTGCAGAAGAAAGCGAAGTAA
- a CDS encoding O-antigen polymerase, with product MLSFPLEYPVSFALFLVVIACIVQAWFFKKDFFNPPTVYCFSQCITLGIAYFQYNKTMTDFQFKTWLFWIGAMIAFCVGAYLSRLTAKSLGEPVRVVEATVPENYNWKLHVALSFIPFVLFLVGIFGIIQKAGNLLLLTDNLSHWMRKETDYGYYSVLFSSGPLCVLLFGAASFSKFNPLKSIRWLARFMVLLTIALNLLAYPNRGTLFFSAGILVILFNYLRKRISALWILVFLVLAAAGFIAISSLRDQYQGNSVQGMAFKAMIDLPYKYVSNNYWNFDYAINPPPDREYHPHTYGIDFFFGMFEFFQVPGSFRYSLGWDGLFNERIEKVHGLNTASYLWEVYKDLYAPGVFIFPFFVGLALTLMHLRLCRRGFTPRVLLLYTMLIYIIGWWFFTPGYKQGIYWAWAIFVFCITTASMGKVRRVPSAPDLKALEAEPPVLQEIDCEDKGQQQVSA from the coding sequence ATGCTTTCGTTCCCCTTGGAATATCCGGTAAGCTTCGCGCTTTTCCTGGTTGTCATCGCCTGCATTGTGCAGGCATGGTTTTTCAAGAAGGACTTCTTCAATCCCCCCACGGTTTACTGTTTTTCGCAATGCATTACGCTCGGCATCGCCTATTTCCAGTACAACAAGACGATGACCGATTTCCAGTTCAAGACATGGTTGTTTTGGATTGGGGCCATGATAGCGTTTTGTGTGGGAGCGTATCTCTCGAGGCTTACGGCCAAGTCGTTGGGCGAGCCGGTGCGCGTTGTCGAGGCGACGGTGCCCGAAAACTACAACTGGAAACTGCACGTTGCGCTTTCGTTCATTCCGTTCGTTCTTTTCCTTGTCGGCATATTCGGCATTATCCAGAAGGCGGGAAACCTGCTCTTGCTTACGGACAACTTGTCCCACTGGATGAGGAAGGAGACGGACTACGGCTACTATTCCGTGCTCTTCAGTAGCGGGCCGCTTTGTGTACTGCTGTTCGGAGCCGCTTCGTTCAGCAAGTTCAATCCGCTGAAAAGCATTCGTTGGCTTGCGCGGTTCATGGTGCTTTTGACCATTGCGCTCAATTTGCTCGCTTACCCGAACCGCGGGACGCTCTTCTTTAGCGCGGGTATCCTTGTCATATTGTTCAACTATTTGCGCAAGCGTATTTCGGCGTTGTGGATTCTCGTTTTTCTTGTGCTCGCTGCAGCGGGCTTTATTGCCATCAGTTCGCTACGCGACCAGTACCAGGGCAATTCGGTACAGGGGATGGCGTTCAAGGCCATGATCGATCTGCCGTACAAGTACGTATCGAACAACTATTGGAACTTTGACTATGCCATCAACCCTCCGCCGGACCGGGAATACCACCCGCATACCTACGGCATCGACTTTTTCTTCGGCATGTTCGAGTTTTTCCAGGTGCCCGGCAGCTTCCGTTACAGCTTGGGTTGGGACGGGCTGTTCAACGAACGCATCGAGAAAGTTCACGGCCTGAATACCGCGAGTTACCTGTGGGAGGTGTACAAGGACTTGTACGCTCCGGGCGTATTCATCTTCCCGTTCTTTGTGGGGCTTGCTCTTACACTCATGCACCTGCGCCTGTGCCGTAGGGGCTTTACGCCGCGCGTGCTGTTGCTCTATACCATGCTCATCTATATCATCGGCTGGTGGTTCTTCACGCCGGGGTACAAGCAGGGCATTTACTGGGCTTGGGCTATTTTCGTCTTCTGCATTACGACGGCGAGCATGGGCAAGGTCCGTCGTGTGCCCTCTGCGCCGGATTTGAAGGCATTAGAGGCTGAACCGCCTGTTCTTCAGGAAATAGACTGCGAGGACAAGGGTCAGCAGCAGGTCTCCGCTTAG
- a CDS encoding oligosaccharide flippase family protein has protein sequence MQVFKNIKIGVFISLVNILIQGVSVLVQNLIARNLGAVDFGYFGVLQTDYTVFCAIADFGMATLILAYFGKRATEGRLFTSVLQMRLAMTAITAAAMVIFAFTVRRDHPAFAGELVLALGLLFQHAFFDWYFICGNFWKKLLISKVLHTISYTTIMGITLYVFRVDSIPAIALAMVAAALPAFGFGVRQAFTAKVLRIGNHTLKFFKLMLKSASPYALASVASFAYLPVGLYTVAHYAPDSFLASYNFAHKLIILASGLMVHFISSSLITLHQTDSHKLSIRDQAIFTLFIVAVSSPFWLFPEWALRIIFFAAPWTDNLLNASSYCLRILSASLILQAMRMGMISTMLKEKRTWLYGSFISICGVANIAACIYAAHALNDASIPLFTLSGDLLLTLVLAVYFLKNRRFSL, from the coding sequence TTGCAAGTATTCAAAAACATAAAGATCGGCGTTTTCATTTCCCTGGTGAACATCCTCATCCAGGGCGTGTCCGTGCTGGTGCAAAACCTCATCGCGAGGAACCTCGGGGCCGTGGACTTCGGGTACTTCGGGGTGCTGCAGACGGATTACACCGTATTCTGCGCCATCGCGGACTTCGGCATGGCGACGCTCATCCTCGCCTACTTTGGCAAGCGGGCCACCGAAGGGAGGCTTTTCACGAGCGTGCTGCAGATGAGGCTTGCGATGACGGCTATTACCGCGGCCGCCATGGTCATATTCGCGTTCACGGTGCGGCGCGACCATCCGGCGTTCGCCGGCGAGCTCGTGCTCGCGCTAGGGCTATTGTTCCAGCACGCCTTCTTCGACTGGTACTTCATCTGCGGGAACTTCTGGAAAAAGCTGCTCATCTCGAAGGTCTTGCACACGATATCGTACACGACCATCATGGGTATCACCCTGTACGTGTTCCGGGTCGATTCCATCCCGGCAATAGCCCTAGCGATGGTCGCCGCCGCGCTGCCCGCATTCGGCTTCGGCGTCCGGCAGGCGTTCACGGCCAAGGTGTTGCGCATCGGGAACCACACCCTGAAGTTCTTCAAGCTCATGCTCAAGTCCGCGAGCCCCTACGCACTCGCGAGCGTCGCAAGCTTCGCGTACCTGCCCGTGGGCCTCTACACCGTGGCGCACTATGCGCCCGACTCCTTCCTCGCCTCGTACAATTTTGCGCACAAACTAATCATACTCGCGTCCGGGCTCATGGTGCATTTCATCTCCTCGAGCCTCATCACGTTGCACCAGACCGACAGCCACAAGCTCTCCATCCGCGACCAGGCCATATTCACGCTGTTCATCGTCGCGGTTTCTTCCCCCTTCTGGCTTTTCCCCGAATGGGCGCTGCGCATCATCTTCTTTGCCGCCCCCTGGACCGACAACCTGCTCAACGCATCGAGCTACTGCCTGCGCATCCTCTCGGCTTCGCTTATACTGCAGGCCATGCGCATGGGCATGATTTCCACGATGCTTAAAGAAAAGCGCACCTGGCTTTACGGTTCGTTTATCAGTATCTGTGGTGTGGCAAACATCGCCGCCTGCATCTATGCGGCACATGCGCTCAACGACGCGAGCATCCCGCTGTTCACGCTAAGCGGAGACCTGCTGCTGACCCTTGTCCTCGCAGTCTATTTCCTGAAGAACAGGCGGTTCAGCCTCTAA
- a CDS encoding lipopolysaccharide biosynthesis protein — protein MEKQEPVGLTEVLLRILSNDLKHFKLCLFFVLLPTIVVFVLVMWVIQPTYRVTAVITPPPTSSPNVLSGFSSMLGMGSGVGSLLGLIDNNDDIGAVWTIFNSWQLHNQVIEKYHLKEHYKFKGKFHADLLKEFRKNFGFERNKEDLFAVSVEDEDYHLAAEMLRFILAKADSAFNAFKTSQARQSRIYFQSRLDSCERIMDSLLVAFAQFQVDNNFYDPEVQLEATIKYMGELQAKREEVAMEMSYEKMNRGDDSKRYDELSKRYRGVTNALNSTLEGKRGDVGVLSLKKSPALAVEYLRRESELKVQETLYKLLRQQSEQMRLEEAKMLTNLHILEPPWENDKKVFPLRGVSLIFTVMVSSILVTLLCNFIEFMKAESARGSRVASDWASITGFFRRKSKKA, from the coding sequence ATGGAAAAGCAGGAACCTGTTGGATTGACTGAAGTCCTCTTGAGAATTTTAAGCAACGACCTGAAGCATTTCAAGTTGTGCCTCTTCTTTGTTCTCTTGCCGACGATTGTCGTGTTCGTGCTTGTCATGTGGGTCATCCAGCCCACGTACAGGGTCACGGCAGTCATCACTCCTCCTCCGACTAGTTCGCCCAATGTGCTGAGCGGTTTTTCGAGCATGCTCGGTATGGGTTCCGGTGTAGGCTCGCTTCTCGGACTTATAGACAACAACGACGATATCGGCGCTGTCTGGACAATCTTCAATTCTTGGCAACTCCATAACCAGGTGATAGAGAAGTACCACCTCAAGGAGCATTACAAGTTCAAGGGCAAGTTCCATGCCGACTTGCTCAAGGAGTTCCGCAAGAACTTCGGCTTCGAAAGGAACAAGGAAGACTTGTTCGCGGTTTCTGTAGAAGACGAGGACTATCACCTCGCGGCCGAAATGTTGCGGTTCATCCTTGCCAAGGCGGATTCCGCGTTCAACGCCTTCAAGACGTCGCAGGCGCGCCAGTCCAGGATTTACTTCCAGTCCAGGCTCGATTCTTGCGAAAGGATCATGGATTCCCTGCTTGTCGCGTTCGCGCAGTTCCAGGTGGACAACAACTTCTACGATCCGGAAGTCCAGCTCGAGGCGACGATCAAGTACATGGGCGAGCTCCAGGCGAAGCGTGAAGAAGTCGCCATGGAAATGTCTTACGAGAAGATGAACCGCGGCGACGACAGCAAGCGCTATGACGAATTGAGCAAGCGCTACCGCGGCGTGACCAATGCCCTCAACAGCACGCTCGAAGGCAAGCGCGGCGACGTGGGCGTGCTTTCGCTCAAGAAATCTCCCGCCCTTGCTGTGGAATACTTGCGTCGCGAGTCCGAGCTCAAGGTGCAAGAGACTTTGTACAAGCTCTTGCGCCAGCAGAGCGAGCAGATGCGCCTGGAAGAAGCCAAGATGCTCACGAACCTGCATATCCTCGAACCGCCTTGGGAAAACGACAAGAAGGTTTTCCCGCTCCGTGGAGTCTCCCTTATCTTCACGGTCATGGTGTCATCGATTCTTGTGACCCTCCTCTGCAATTTCATCGAGTTCATGAAGGCCGAATCCGCTCGTGGGTCAAGGGTTGCTAGCGATTGGGCCTCCATCACGGGATTCTTCAGAAGAAAATCCAAGAAGGCTTAG